From the genome of Anopheles funestus chromosome 2RL, idAnoFuneDA-416_04, whole genome shotgun sequence:
ATCCAGTTCGATGGGGATAATGCGGTCGAGGATGTCACTAAACTCAGCAACCATCGGCTTATACTAAGTACGCCGGAAAAATGGGAAGTTTTCACCCGGCACTGGGACGATCAGAATGTGGCATCCGTATTACGCCCCATTCGGTTGTTTCTGATTGATGAGATTCAAGTCATTAACGATTCGGAACGTGGTTCCAATCTAGAGCTTGTAGTGTCTCGCATGAAGTACATCGATTCACGGCTTCGTAGAGACAACCCGTACGGTAGTGGAGTGCCAGAGTCGATCCGATTTATTGCCGTCTCAGCCTGTATCCCCAACGTGAATGATTTCGCACAATGGCTCAAAAACGATCGGAACGTGGTACCGTTCTCGTTCgacgaaacaaaccgaacaaCGAAAATCGAACGACACGTGCTGAACTTTCCATGTGCTTCGAATCCGTTCAAATTCGAATTGAATCTCAACTATAAGCTCCCAGCGATCATTGATCAATTTTCGAGCCAAAAGCCAACCCTTGTCTTTTGTACGTCACGCAAAAGCGTGGAATCGACCGCAAAATTTCTTGCCCGATCAAACATAAAACGCACAATTCCAGTGGGACCAATGCTCAACGAATTGGCCGACAATCTGGCAAATCGAAACTTGCAAGAGTGTGTAACGAAAGGAGTCGGTTATCATCATGCCGGTTTGCTGCACAACGATCGCATCCAGATTGAGAACCACTTCCGTGCCGGTCACATCGCAGTACTATGCTGTACCAGCACCCTCTGCATGGGTGTCAATCTGCCCGCCTATCTGGTGATTGTAAAGTCAACGTTTAATCACGCCGGCAAGGATTATACTGATAATTACATCCTCCAGATGATCGGTCGTGCCGGACGCGCAGAGTTCAGTGAGGATGGTGTTGCGGTCATACTAACGACCGATGCAAATCTATCACGCTATCAAAAGATTGTTACCGAAACGATTCCGATCGAATCGCAGCTTCACCAGAAACTTCCCGAATTGCTCAATTCCGAGATTGCGCACGGAATCATCTACGACCAGCCAGCCGTAATGGAGTGGATAAAGTCCACGTTTTTCTACGTCCGCGTACGGATAAACCCAGCACACTATCAACTGTCCGGCGGGCGACTTATCGAAGAGGAAGTAGAAAAACTATGCAGCGACACGATTGAGTCACTCGAGGCGAATGAATTGATTGCAAAGCAACGCTCCAATACGATTGTATCATCTGCTTGCGGTCGGCTGATGGCACGCAATCAACTATCCTTTCAAACGATGAAACTGCTTCAGCAGGACATGAAGGGTAAGGAATTGCTGGACGAAATGCTTGTCCTTATAACACGGGCTAACGAATTCAGTGAGTACAAGTGCCGACAGGGTGAGAAAAAGATTCTAAACACTCTGAACGGACCTACCATTTCTGCCTCGTACTGTGATGGTGGAGACGATCTAACGGGAGGAATCCGGTTCCGCTGGCCCAGACGCATCAGTACGACCGGGGCCAAGGTATACTGCTTGGTGCAGGCTGTATTTGGGAATCTCACCATAAACGATCACGGTTTACACCAGGAAGCGGCTAAAATCGTGACACTAGGTGCAAGAATTGCTCGATTTATTGTTGGACTACTAACTGCAAACCGAGACCAGTTCGAATCTGGCAACTTCCGGGCGCTGGTCAGCGTTACAACGTTGCTCCAGTGCTTTCAAACGAAACTTTGGGAGAACAGCCCTTTTCTGACGAAGCAACTCGGACAAATTGGTCCAAGGCTCGCGCGTCACCTAGCGGATCGTGGAAAGGTAACATTCCAAGCCTTACGCAACTCAGATCCACGGGAAATTGAGTGCATCCTGAAAAAGCAACCGCCGTTTGGTAACGATATTGTAAACTTTGTTAGCGGTTTACCAGAATTTACAATTCAATTGAAGAAGACCGATGTTGACCCACCGTCCTTTACATGTACAGTCGAGCAGAAAAATGTAGACTATGATCCGGAGATATCGGTAAGCTTCAGTGTGCTAGTGGGAGATTCGGCCAACAGAGTATTATTGCATCTGGACAGCTGTACGTTGGAGAACATTCCTGTGATGGGTTGTACATGGCCTTTGGCGGTGAAAGACACTACGGTTGAATCACTTTCGGCCTACCTTATCTGCCAGAACTGGACCGGATTAGACTGTTCGCACACACTATGGCTCGTTGAGCAACCGGTCATCGTCAAACATCGTCAAACCGCTATAACAAACTTCTTTCCAAACACTTCAGTAAATGAATCTTCATTTTCTGTCGACAAACTTGCTTTGCCGTCTGCACTGGAGTTATCCCGAATGCGCTTAAATGTATCAAAAGCCAATGATTCATCGTTCTCGATGGGTAACCATTCCGTATTAGATGAGTCCCGGTACACATCGAACGATTCCAATCAAAAGAATTCTAGTACCTGTTATATGGCAACTTTTAACACTAAAATTGCTGACAAAAGTACAGGAGTAGCTGAAAAGGAATCCGGGTTACCTAAAATGGTTGAAGGCTTAAACAACGCGACGTTGgattataaacaaattaattggCCAAAACCACTTCGATCCATTTTAAAACCTGCCTCATCTGTACTTCCCGACAAACTCCATACCTTTGCACCGTTAAATATTTCCGTTGGTTCAACAATCGGAAACAATCAAACTCACTTGAAACAGCAAGACAAAAAATCAACTGTAAAACTATTATTCCGAAATGATGAGCTGCAGTACATCTTTCAGCCGGAACGATGCACGCTAAATTTCAAACTCTGTAGTCCGGTAGACGATATTGTCGATTGCTTCAGAAGGTATAACTTATTTATGGCCGATCGCAAAACACTACCCAATCTGCCACCGGCGACACAAGAAGTAGCGGAGTTTGATAAAGTtgtacgaaaaaagaaaaactttgatCTAGGATCTGCCTGCGACGTTTTTTGCTCCGATGACGAGTGACTTCGAAAgaataatgaaaattatttgacTATTTAACCtgtcaaacacaaacattcacAAAACATACACCTAAGTTAAGTAACTCAAGCAATACTATCAAAACtattcatttattattacGTTACACGGAAATACACTGACCGAAACAAGCGCAGTAATATGAAATCAAACCCCGATGTGTAGGATATTAGTATACTTTTGCCTGTTTGAATTAGGTAAATAAATGTAACATTGTTTTGAACTCTATTAGATAAGCCATGCACACTAAACAAAACTCGATCGTATTCATTGTACAATCACCTACTAAAAGATCTCCCTTCCATGATCGTTTCTCGTATTCAGTCGAAATCGTTACAAATTGCATagtttacacacacacaaaaatcacCAATAGTAGTTGTACTTGTGTCTTTGTCAATTGGATCCATTGTTTCGGAAGCATTGGAATTGAAATATACTTAAAATTCTATGCGCTCGCTTCACTAACACTTCCTTCTACACTAGGAATACACGCATTGCTGCtacaaaaagagagaaaaaagacaaGAGCGAAACGTTTACACGATTATGTTATGTTATAGCTATTAGCTTCTATCACGCACGATAATATCGTCGTTGCACGATAAATCTATCCTTATGTTCCTGCACAGATTGTGATCAGCAAAAGCCAACTAGTGGTCCTGTCCTATTTTCCACTCGTCGTTGTGGATGATATCGTCTATCGTTATTATGATAGGTACGTACATACAAAATCTGACAAAAAACCGTACGCAAATGTTCACCGAGGTATTCAAAGTACGTCCAATAAGCCCTCTAAAATAGTGTGTCCCCTTTACTGgcatgaatttgtttttcatgccAGACAATCTTCATACCGCAGGGCTCCGGGATTGTGAAGCGATTACGTTGCATCGTTTTAGATTATTGCTTATACTTTTTCCTggcatttgttatttttggcaATTCATCTACCATACCTCTAGTGGGGTTATCATTTCTAGGTGCATATTATAGTGTGCATGTGTGCCTTCTGGTGCTTCTGGTGATGTGTTGTCGTTCTTCGTTATGTCAAAATAGTTAAATGCATGCATTTTATCGAAGTTTTTCTCTTAGCCAGTCCTCCGTCATATCGTCCAGCTCACGGATTTCGTAGTAGCGCGTTAAGTCTGCTTCACGCTGCAAAGCCATGCGTGTTTTTGCGTACAGCATGCACAGCTCCATCTGACTGTCGCGTGGtgtataaaaaatgaaacacattggATACGATATCCTTGAATCATCGTGTACCATCTTGTAGCTGTAGATGATGTAGCGTGGCTGATGGCTCGGTAGCTGTTCCTGCAGCTCCTCGATCGCCACATCGTCCAGCAACTCGTCGACGGTAACTAATTGCTTTTCACGATcaattttcactaaaataaaccATGTGTTAAGTCATCATCTGTTACCAATGTGTTCTCGCATTATCGATAGATGATGGAGGATGATTCATCCACGCGCAACCGATAACAGTGGTACAAAGTGAAGCGTATATGTGCTGTACTTACGAATCAAAGCCGTATTGGTGGCATTACGTCGGAAGCGAAATTTGCAGATCTCCTCCTTTGCCTCCGGGCTAATATCACAGATCTGCGCTTCGGTCTATTCAAGCGGAAACGGATGATTACGAACAATTATCTTACACGAACGAGTACTAGCGTACGCAAGGGTATTGCTACGCAAGTTATCAATGGGTGACTTACCATCGTTTGCTGAGGTTTGAAAGCAGAAGAATAAGCAGTGCACACTTTTATACAATCAAAGCAAAATATCAAACTTTCCGAACGTTTGATTCAAATTAACTAACCGTGAAGCTGGAACAGTGAAGCAGTTACCATACGTGCGATGTTTGAAAGCGCCTCGCCTTGattctttgtttgtgttttgttttgtaccgttacgtttttgttgtcttcttgTTCTTCGATTGTCACAACGTTTACATCGTAGATTACTGTACTTCAATCTATCTATAAAGCATCTTTGCAAAAAGATGAAATATGAACGTTTCAATCAAAACTAACACTATACAGAATAATTTATATCACTTAACTCTTTATAATTGAAATTCGGGTATTAGTTGAAGCAACAATTGTTCAGatttcaccttttttgttgaacattATGACCAAAAGTACAGTTGAGTTCCATAGTGTCTATTGCTCGCCGTTTGTTTACGTCATCTGGCTATCACTAAACACAATCC
Proteins encoded in this window:
- the LOC125760845 gene encoding probable ATP-dependent DNA helicase HFM1 — its product is MIGRAGRAEFSEDGVAVILTTDANLSRYQKIVTETIPIESQLHQKLPELLNSEIAHGIIYDQPAVMEWIKSTFFYVRVRINPAHYQLSGGRLIEEEVEKLCSDTIESLEANELIAKQRSNTIVSSACGRLMARNQLSFQTMKLLQQDMKGKELLDEMLVLITRANEFSEYKCRQGEKKILNTLNGPTISASYCDGGDDLTGGIRFRWPRRISTTGAKVYCLVQAVFGNLTINDHGLHQEAAKIVTLGARIARFIVGLLTANRDQFESGNFRALVSVTTLLQCFQTKLWENSPFLTKQLGQIGPRLARHLADRGKVTFQALRNSDPREIECILKKQPPFGNDIVNFVSGLPEFTIQLKKTDVDPPSFTCTVEQKNVDYDPEISVSFSVLVGDSANRVLLHLDSCTLENIPVMGCTWPLAVKDTTVESLSAYLICQNWTGLDCSHTLWLVEQPVIVKHRQTAITNFFPNTSVNESSFSVDKLALPSALELSRMRLNVSKANDSSFSMGNHSVLDESRYTSNDSNQKNSSTCYMATFNTKIADKSTGVAEKESGLPKMVEGLNNATLDYKQINWPKPLRSILKPASSVLPDKLHTFAPLNISVGSTIGNNQTHLKQQDKKSTVKLLFRNDELQYIFQPERCTLNFKLCSPVDDIVDCFRRYNLFMADRKTLPNLPPATQEVAEFDKVVRKKKNFDLGSACDVFCSDDE
- the LOC125760866 gene encoding glia maturation factor gamma, with protein sequence MTEAQICDISPEAKEEICKFRFRRNATNTALILKIDREKQLVTVDELLDDVAIEELQEQLPSHQPRYIIYSYKMVHDDSRISYPMCFIFYTPRDSQMELCMLYAKTRMALQREADLTRYYEIRELDDMTEDWLREKLR
- the LOC125774932 gene encoding probable ATP-dependent DNA helicase HFM1, which translates into the protein MMAQLVLSQQACPFDTEKIHGDSSELSDQTFTIDDLDPATREAFPKLKAFNKVQLAVAKTVIQTDSSIVVNAPTGSGKTVILELAMAKLARQAKDSPFRILYLAPTRSLCAEKFQDWKVRFAALGISCIQFDGDNAVEDVTKLSNHRLILSTPEKWEVFTRHWDDQNVASVLRPIRLFLIDEIQVINDSERGSNLELVVSRMKYIDSRLRRDNPYGSGVPESIRFIAVSACIPNVNDFAQWLKNDRNVVPFSFDETNRTTKIERHVLNFPCASNPFKFELNLNYKLPAIIDQFSSQKPTLVFLGPMLNELADNLANRNLQECVTKGVGYHHAGLLHNDRIQIENHFRAGHIAVLCFNV